A single Pan troglodytes isolate AG18354 chromosome 19, NHGRI_mPanTro3-v2.0_pri, whole genome shotgun sequence DNA region contains:
- the LOC104001141 gene encoding uncharacterized protein LOC104001141 isoform X1 encodes MVIFDCKSTRMFLDHLGFGECCIRAPSEPFEMSRRWLLPQPVGIGLCQFFREYIFYPLWKIPNSALALSHAAFLFQLQTRYLQSQGISMPQVITRIAANVINVGMNALLLYALDFRVVLDEGVLPGVGLLHPPGYSQYVHGVH; translated from the exons ATGGTTATTTTTGATTgcaaatcaaccagaatgtttcTGGATCATCTAGGATTTGGGGAGTGCTGCATTCGGGCACCCTCGGAGCCGTTCGAAATGTCAAGACGGTGGCTTCTGCCTCAGCCAGTTGGAATCGGCCTGTGTCAGTTCTTCAGGGAGTACATCTTTTATCCACTCTGGAAAATTCCAAATAGTGCCCTAGCATTGTCTCAT GCAGCATTCTTGTTCCAGCTGCAGACAAGATATTTACAAAGTCAG GGCATCAGCATGCCTCAAGTTATTACCAGGATTGCAGCTAATGTCATCAACGTGGGCATGAATGCCCTCTTGCTGTATGCCCTGGACTTCAGAGTGGT GTTGGACGAGGGAGTGCTTCCAGGAGTGGGGCTCCTACATCCACCTGGTTATTCCCAGTATGTTCATGGTGTGCACTGA
- the LOC104001141 gene encoding multidrug and toxin extrusion protein 2-like isoform X4 translates to MPSCCMPWTSEWCWTRECFQEWGSYIHLVIPSMFMVCTEQWTFEIGNFLAGLIDVMELGTQGIICELASVAYMQMCTMGREEPGSTSERGQCSVDSMDGGQTHGEILLPL, encoded by the exons ATGCCCTCTTGCTGTATGCCCTGGACTTCAGAGTGGT GTTGGACGAGGGAGTGCTTCCAGGAGTGGGGCTCCTACATCCACCTGGTTATTCCCAGTATGTTCATGGTGTGCACTGAGCAGTGGACCTTTGAGATCGGAAACTTCCTTGCAG GACTGATTGACGTGATGGAGCTCGGCACTCAGGGCATCATCTGTGAGCTGGCGTCAGTGGCCTACATG CAGATGTGCACCATGGGAAGGGAGGAACCAGGCAGCACAAGTGAGAGAGGACAGTGCAGTGTGGACAGCATGGATGGGGGCCAGACACACGGAG